In Polaribacter sp. Hel_I_88, the following proteins share a genomic window:
- a CDS encoding adenylyltransferase/cytidyltransferase family protein — protein MKIGITFSAFDLLHAGHITMLEDAKRQCDYLICGLQTNPTLDRPEKNMPVQSVVERYIQLKGCKFVDEVVPYATEQDLEDVLRSFKIDVRIIGEEYASKQFTGRQYCEEKGIDLYFNKREHRFSSSGLRREVQAKENLKTKDK, from the coding sequence ATGAAAATAGGAATTACGTTTAGTGCCTTCGATTTATTGCATGCAGGGCATATCACCATGCTAGAAGACGCAAAAAGGCAATGCGATTATTTAATTTGTGGTTTGCAAACTAATCCAACCTTAGATCGTCCAGAAAAAAATATGCCTGTACAATCTGTGGTGGAAAGATACATTCAATTAAAGGGCTGTAAATTTGTAGATGAGGTTGTGCCTTATGCAACCGAACAAGATTTAGAAGATGTATTGCGTTCTTTTAAGATTGATGTACGAATTATAGGAGAAGAATACGCTAGCAAACAATTTACAGGAAGACAGTATTGTGAAGAAAAAGGAATTGATTTGTACTTTAATAAAAGAGAACATCGTTTTTCTAGCAGCGGATTAAGAAGAGAGGTGCAAGCTAAAGAAAATCTAAAAACGAAAGATAAATAG
- a CDS encoding adenylyltransferase/cytidyltransferase family protein: MKKKAIIVSGYFNPIHKGHLEYFNSAKALADELFVIVNSDLQRALKGSKEFQEEEERLIIVQNMKAVDKAMISIDKDRTVCETIRSLSEKYGKEYDLGFANGGDQNNNSIPEAPICKELNIQLIDGLGDKIQSSSWLLKKK, encoded by the coding sequence ATGAAAAAAAAAGCAATCATAGTTTCAGGATATTTTAATCCAATTCACAAAGGCCATTTGGAGTATTTTAATAGCGCAAAAGCATTGGCAGATGAGTTGTTTGTGATTGTGAATAGCGATTTGCAAAGGGCTTTAAAAGGTTCTAAAGAATTTCAGGAAGAAGAGGAGCGCTTAATTATTGTACAAAATATGAAGGCTGTAGATAAAGCAATGATTTCTATAGATAAAGATAGAACTGTTTGTGAAACGATTAGAAGTCTTTCAGAAAAGTATGGAAAAGAATACGATTTAGGTTTTGCAAATGGGGGAGATCAAAACAATAATTCAATCCCAGAAGCTCCCATTTGTAAGGAGTTGAACATTCAGTTGATTGATGGCTTAGGAGATAAAATACAATCCTCATCTTGGTTGCTTAAGAAAAAATAA
- a CDS encoding energy transducer TonB, whose translation MPILETKHKRKSAAITAVILLLLLFVVFNYGMQYLDPPEEYGLAINFGDANVGSGEPVEFTKKAPTPRVVAQEQEVVEKVKETPKEILKEEIITKETAEEVPVVEKVKEVTKQPVKEVVKKEVPKVVPKPKPSKETTDALNSLLNGTTSDGKATGEGDDAKEGVKGNENGDPNSNKYYGNTGGGSGGNYNLAGRKALLKPIKKPDCQEEGTVVVKITVDKNGKVISAIPGVKGSTNTAKCLLDPAKEAALNTTWNQDEKAPVSQTGTIIYKFSLTK comes from the coding sequence ATGCCAATATTAGAAACAAAACATAAACGTAAATCAGCAGCAATAACAGCGGTTATTTTGTTGCTTTTGTTGTTTGTAGTCTTTAATTACGGAATGCAATACTTAGATCCTCCAGAAGAATATGGTTTGGCTATTAATTTTGGAGATGCCAATGTTGGGAGTGGAGAACCTGTTGAGTTTACTAAAAAAGCACCTACGCCTAGAGTTGTAGCGCAAGAACAAGAAGTAGTTGAAAAAGTAAAAGAAACGCCAAAAGAAATTCTCAAAGAAGAAATTATTACAAAAGAAACTGCTGAGGAAGTGCCTGTCGTAGAAAAGGTAAAAGAGGTAACAAAGCAACCTGTAAAAGAAGTTGTCAAAAAGGAAGTGCCGAAAGTAGTTCCAAAACCAAAACCTTCTAAAGAAACTACAGATGCTTTAAATAGTTTGTTAAACGGAACTACCTCAGATGGAAAAGCAACAGGAGAAGGAGATGATGCAAAAGAAGGTGTGAAAGGAAATGAAAATGGCGATCCAAATTCCAATAAGTATTATGGAAATACTGGAGGTGGCTCAGGAGGAAATTATAATTTAGCAGGAAGAAAAGCATTGCTGAAACCCATAAAAAAACCAGATTGTCAGGAGGAAGGTACCGTTGTTGTCAAAATTACGGTGGATAAAAACGGAAAAGTAATCAGTGCAATTCCTGGAGTAAAGGGCTCTACAAATACAGCGAAATGTTTATTAGACCCTGCCAAAGAAGCTGCCTTAAATACTACTTGGAATCAAGATGAAAAAGCACCTGTCAGTCAAACAGGCACTATCATTTATAAGTTTTCTCTAACAAAATAA
- a CDS encoding biopolymer transporter ExbD → MNLRGRNKINPTFNMSSMTDIVFLLLIFFMLTSTLVTVSAIDVLLPKAGGKTENSKSVAVSITNESFFYIDKTQVSSENLESEILRSVGSDKKKTIIIRGDKDVPYKNVMQVIDIANKNKLKMILAVNAK, encoded by the coding sequence ATGAATTTACGAGGAAGAAATAAAATAAATCCAACATTCAATATGTCGTCCATGACCGATATTGTTTTTTTATTGTTGATATTTTTTATGCTCACATCAACCTTAGTCACAGTCAGTGCCATTGATGTTTTGCTACCCAAAGCAGGAGGAAAAACAGAAAACAGCAAATCTGTGGCAGTTTCAATCACCAATGAGTCCTTTTTTTATATCGATAAAACACAAGTAAGTTCAGAGAATTTAGAGAGTGAAATTTTAAGAAGTGTGGGTTCAGATAAAAAGAAAACGATTATTATAAGAGGAGATAAAGATGTACCCTATAAAAACGTGATGCAGGTAATTGACATTGCCAACAAAAATAAATTAAAAATGATTTTAGCTGTGAATGCTAAATAA